In Pseudoroseomonas cervicalis, the DNA window GCCACCCGCAGCGCCGCCCTGCCGGATGTGCCCACCACCGCCGAGGCCGGCTTCCCCGGCGTCGAGGCCACCGGCTGGGCTGGTTCGGCCTGCAGGCCCCGGCCCGCACCCCGCGCCCGATCGTCGAGAAGCTGGGCGCCGAGATCAACGCCATCGTCGGCGAGGAGGAGACCTGGGCCCGGCTCGCCGATCTCGGCGGCATGAAGCCCGATCTGATCCCGGGCGGCGGCACCAGCCCGGCCGCCTATGAGGCCTTCGTCGCCGCCGAGGTGCAGAAATGGGCCGAGGTGGTGCGCCGCTCCGGCGCCAAGGTGGAATAGGGCGCAGGCCCCCGGCCGGCGGGCAACCGCCGGTCGGAAACCCCGCGCCGCCTTCCACCGCAACGCGCAAGCCCCTGGGATTGCGAAGAAAACGTCACGCGCCCGGCGCTTGCCCCGGGCCGGCCGGGCGTCTATCCGATACTGGAAACGTTCTCGAAGGATAGCGCAATGACGCTCACCCGCCGCCTCGTGCTGGCCGGCGCCGGCCTGCTCGCCACCCCGGCCCTGCTGCGCAGCCAGGCCCAGGCCCAGGCCCAGGCCAACTACCCGAACCGCCCCGTGCGCATGGTCGTGCCCTTCCCGGGCGGCGGCGCCACCGATGTGACCGCCCGCGTCATCAGCGAGCGGCTGAGCCAGATGCTCGGCCAGCCGGTGGTGGTGGACAACCGGCCCGGCGCCGGCGGCATCCTGGGCTGCGACATGGTGGCCAAGGCCGAGCCCGATGGCCACACCCTGCTGATGTGCACCATCGGCACCGCCAGCATCAACCAGTACCTCTATTCCAAGATGCCCTATGACCCGAAGGAGCTGGCGCCGGTCGCGCTGGTCAATTCGCTGGCCAATGTCATCACCGTGCCGACCAACAGCCCGATCCGCGATTTCCGCCAGCTGCTGCAGATGGCGAAGGGCCAGGAGCTGATGTATGGCACGCCGGGCAATGGCACCTCGGGCCATATGTGCGGCGAGCTGCTGAAGTTCCGCACCGAGACCAAGCTGACCCATATCCCCTATCGCGGCAGCGCCACCGTCATTCCCGACCTGCTGGCCGGGCGCATCGACCTGGCCGTCGACAATCTGCCGCCCTACCTGCCGCATATCCAGGAAGGCCGGCTGCGCGCGCTGGCCGTGACCAGCCGCAACCGCTGGTTCGCCCTGCCCGAGGTGCCGACGGTCGCCGAGATGGGCGTCGCCGATTTCGAGGCGGAGGCCTGGTTCGGCGTGCAGGCGCATGCCCGCACCCCCAAGGCGATCACCGACCGCGTCAGCAAGCTGGTGCTGGACATCACCGGCGAGCCCGCCGCCACCGCCCGGCTGCGCGATGTCGGCTCCGAGCCGCGGCCGCTCGACGCCGCCGCCTTCGGCGCCTTCATCGAGCGCGAGAACACCAAATGGCGCGAAGTGGTGCGCGTCTCCGGCGCCCGCCTCGACTGAGGCTGCGCCGCACCGCGCCGGCACGGCAAGGGCGGGGCCAGCGCGGCCCCGCCTTTTTTGGGCCTTCAGGGCGCCGGCGGCAGCCAGTCGCGCGGCACCTGGCGGAAGGGCAGGCCGCGCAGGTCGAGCGCCGCCGGCCCCGGCGCGTCGCATTCCACCAGCGCCACGCAGAGCGGCGCGAAGGCGGCGCGGAAATGGTTCTTGCCCTTCACCGCCAGCAGGCGCTGCGCTGACGGATCAATGCCATGCAGCGCGAAGAAGGCAGGATCGATCGCCGCCTCCTTCCGGCTGGCGATGATGATGCCGAGCGCGCCCACCCGCAGCAGCGCGGTCGGGCCGAGATCGACCGGCGCGCCGCGCTCCATCGGGCCGGTATTGGTGAAGCGCCCCTCGGTCAGCCGCTCCACCACGGCGCGGGCGGCGACGGGCGGGCCGAAATCCGGCGTCACCCGGCCGCCGAGGTCGCACTCCAGCACCGCCCCCTGCCCGGCCGCCGCGGCGCGCGCCACCAGCGCCGCATCGTGCAGGAAGGCGAAGACGGCCGGCACCTCCAGCTTTGCGGCCAGCAGCGCGCGCAGCAGCCCCGGCGTGTCGCAGAGGCCGCCCGAGAGCGGATTGTCCGCCGGGTCCAGCAGCGCGACCGTGCCGGGCGGCGCGGCCAGCGCCTGGGCCAGCGCGTCCTGCGGCCCCGGCAGGGCAAGGTCGAAGCGGGCGCGCCGCGCGGCGATGGCATCCGCCAGGCGGTCGGCCGCGGCCGCCGCCGCCGCGCGGCTGGTGGCATAGACCAGCGCCCCCGGCCCGGCCCCCGGCGTGTCGCCCCAGGCAAAGCCGCCGATCGGCGAGGCGTCGAGGATCTCCGCCGCCGCCTCCTCCCGCCGCGCCAGCTCCCAGATCTCCGCCATCGGCCCGGCCTCGTGCCGCATATGGAAGCTGTGCAGCACCATGGGACGCTTGGCCATCACGCCATGGGCGCGCGGCGCGCCCCCGATACGCCGCTCCAGCTGCGCCAGGGCCCGCCGCGCCGCCGCATCCATGTCGATATGCGGATAGGTGCGGTAGATGCTGGCGCCATCCAGCAGCCCCGCCACCTCGGGCAGCAGATTGGCATGCGGGTCGAAGCTGGCGACCACGGGCAGATCGGGGCCGA includes these proteins:
- a CDS encoding M81 family metallopeptidase, whose amino-acid sequence is MPRIAIARLWYEANSFAPGLTGEEPFRSREWARGAAALEAYRGTATELGALAEFLAARPGWQAVVLRCASAQPGPPLRADLFAAWRDEVLEGLRQGGPWDGVYLSLHGACLVEGEAQPELAFLRALRGLLGPDLPVVASFDPHANLLPEVAGLLDGASIYRTYPHIDMDAAARRALAQLERRIGGAPRAHGVMAKRPMVLHSFHMRHEAGPMAEIWELARREEAAAEILDASPIGGFAWGDTPGAGPGALVYATSRAAAAAAADRLADAIAARRARFDLALPGPQDALAQALAAPPGTVALLDPADNPLSGGLCDTPGLLRALLAAKLEVPAVFAFLHDAALVARAAAAGQGAVLECDLGGRVTPDFGPPVAARAVVERLTEGRFTNTGPMERGAPVDLGPTALLRVGALGIIIASRKEAAIDPAFFALHGIDPSAQRLLAVKGKNHFRAAFAPLCVALVECDAPGPAALDLRGLPFRQVPRDWLPPAP
- a CDS encoding tripartite tricarboxylate transporter substrate binding protein, which codes for MTLTRRLVLAGAGLLATPALLRSQAQAQAQANYPNRPVRMVVPFPGGGATDVTARVISERLSQMLGQPVVVDNRPGAGGILGCDMVAKAEPDGHTLLMCTIGTASINQYLYSKMPYDPKELAPVALVNSLANVITVPTNSPIRDFRQLLQMAKGQELMYGTPGNGTSGHMCGELLKFRTETKLTHIPYRGSATVIPDLLAGRIDLAVDNLPPYLPHIQEGRLRALAVTSRNRWFALPEVPTVAEMGVADFEAEAWFGVQAHARTPKAITDRVSKLVLDITGEPAATARLRDVGSEPRPLDAAAFGAFIERENTKWREVVRVSGARLD